The following proteins come from a genomic window of Paenibacillus spongiae:
- a CDS encoding MFS transporter, with product MSRTMFHRLKGNSRGCLAFEPLFLIPYSMYTTYATIYMVELGLNETAIGWIATIGLIVQVLSSFISGYLTDRMGRKYALLYFDLLSWSVATLLWMVTQNVWLFVIAAIVNGFQRIPHTAFYCLLVEDTEPSVRTYVFTLLQFIGVVGGLFAPLGGLLVHHFSLVPGVRMMYGLAFVCMTLQFIGRHMTTRETDIGKRKMRESRELGLKESLNEYMNAIKNVLTNRPLLLIFGVYMLFNFQMTMKGTYLSLYLADYLHIDSDLISLFPAVSSVVMLLTMWLIMPRIPERLVQSAMNGGFVLSVISTVMLVVIPAENLLWVGISTIMAAVGMMISSPYLEAQVANAIDDNQRAKIFSILSVLVILCISPAGIIGGWTYQIDPRIPFLLVAAAFGLSIVLLLMHRGNAHTASVEE from the coding sequence ATGAGCAGAACCATGTTTCACAGGCTTAAGGGGAACAGCAGAGGCTGTCTCGCCTTCGAGCCGCTTTTTCTTATTCCGTACAGCATGTATACGACCTATGCCACCATCTATATGGTTGAACTAGGCTTGAACGAAACGGCCATTGGCTGGATTGCGACGATCGGCTTGATCGTGCAGGTGCTTTCTTCATTTATTAGCGGTTATTTGACGGATCGTATGGGGAGAAAATATGCCCTGCTCTATTTTGATTTATTGAGCTGGTCGGTAGCTACGCTGCTGTGGATGGTCACTCAGAACGTCTGGCTGTTCGTTATTGCGGCAATCGTAAACGGGTTCCAACGGATACCGCATACCGCGTTCTACTGCCTGCTGGTGGAGGACACGGAGCCTTCGGTAAGAACGTACGTCTTTACGCTCCTTCAATTTATCGGTGTCGTAGGCGGGCTGTTCGCTCCGCTCGGCGGATTGCTGGTGCACCATTTTTCCCTGGTCCCCGGGGTTAGGATGATGTACGGCCTTGCATTCGTATGTATGACACTGCAATTTATAGGTCGCCATATGACGACGCGCGAAACGGATATCGGCAAGCGCAAAATGCGCGAATCCCGCGAGCTCGGGTTGAAGGAAAGCTTAAACGAGTATATGAACGCGATCAAGAATGTGCTAACGAACCGGCCTCTTCTTCTTATTTTTGGGGTGTACATGCTGTTTAATTTTCAAATGACGATGAAGGGAACGTATCTGTCCTTATATTTGGCTGATTATTTGCATATCGACAGCGATCTGATTTCGTTGTTTCCGGCGGTTTCCTCCGTCGTTATGCTGCTGACCATGTGGCTGATTATGCCCCGCATACCGGAACGGCTCGTGCAGTCGGCGATGAACGGCGGCTTCGTTCTCTCCGTTATATCCACGGTCATGCTCGTCGTCATCCCGGCGGAAAACCTGTTGTGGGTTGGCATCAGCACGATCATGGCGGCGGTAGGCATGATGATCAGCTCGCCGTATTTGGAAGCGCAGGTGGCCAATGCCATCGACGACAATCAACGGGCCAAGATCTTCTCGATTCTGTCCGTGCTCGTCATTCTCTGTATATCTCCGGCCGGTATCATAGGCGGATGGACATACCAGATCGATCCCCGGATTCCCTTCCTGCTCGTTGCGGCCGCGTTCGGCCTGAGCATCGTGCTGCTGCTTATGCATCGCGGGAATGCGCATACAGCTTCAGTAGAGGAATGA
- a CDS encoding lipoate--protein ligase, whose translation MLFIDNRGNTDPALNLALEEYILRNLLTGDSYLLFYINEPSIIIGKNQNTIEEINTDYVRDHKLHVVRRLSGGGAVYHDLGNLNFSFITKDDGNSFHNFAKFTQPVIDALGKLGVHAELTGRNDIQVGDRKISGNAQFATKGRMFSHGTLLFDSAMENVASALKVKPIKIESKGTKSVRGRVANISEFLTQSMTTEQFRTALLRELFNCEPDVVPQYKLSEAEWADVGKLAEERYRSWDWNYGRSPKCNIQNIRKFASGIIDARLDVEDGRIAGIRLFGDYFGAHDVDELEQLLIGTRYEEAALRQAIANVDLTRYFGKLTEDEFIGLLMLQD comes from the coding sequence ATGCTATTTATCGATAATCGCGGAAACACGGATCCCGCCCTCAACCTGGCTCTGGAAGAGTATATCCTGCGCAACCTGCTGACCGGCGACAGCTATTTGCTGTTCTATATCAATGAACCATCCATCATTATCGGCAAAAATCAGAACACGATCGAGGAGATCAACACGGATTATGTCCGCGACCACAAGCTTCATGTCGTGCGCCGGCTGTCCGGAGGCGGTGCGGTATATCACGATCTCGGCAATTTGAACTTCAGCTTCATCACCAAGGATGACGGCAACTCCTTCCACAATTTCGCCAAGTTTACGCAGCCCGTTATCGATGCCCTGGGCAAGCTCGGCGTTCATGCCGAGCTGACGGGACGCAACGACATTCAAGTCGGCGACCGGAAGATTTCCGGCAACGCCCAATTCGCCACCAAGGGCCGCATGTTCAGCCATGGGACCCTCTTGTTCGATTCGGCTATGGAGAACGTCGCTTCCGCACTGAAGGTTAAGCCGATCAAGATCGAGTCCAAGGGAACGAAGTCGGTACGGGGACGCGTGGCGAATATTTCGGAATTTCTAACGCAATCGATGACAACCGAGCAATTCCGTACGGCGCTGCTGCGCGAGCTGTTCAATTGCGAACCGGACGTTGTACCGCAGTATAAGCTGTCAGAAGCGGAATGGGCCGATGTCGGCAAGCTGGCCGAGGAGCGGTACCGCAGCTGGGACTGGAACTACGGCCGTTCGCCGAAGTGCAACATTCAGAACATCCGCAAATTTGCTTCAGGCATCATTGATGCCCGCCTCGATGTGGAGGATGGCCGGATCGCCGGAATTCGGCTGTTCGGCGATTACTTCGGCGCACACGACGTGGACGAGCTGGAGCAGCTGTTAATCGGGACCCGCTATGAAGAGGCTGCGCTTCGCCAAGCGATCGCGAACGTGGACCTGACCCGTTACTTCGGGAAGCTGACGGAGGATGAGTTTATCGGGCTGCTGATGCTGCAGGATTAA
- a CDS encoding helix-turn-helix transcriptional regulator gives MEGDSLFLSPPVFIDGFAIEKTDDDPFVFPLHRHDSNSELLLIIEGEGAFGIDGRTYKAKAGTMLFYHRGVWHEERSIRHPFKALFLAFNELQLRGLPADYFLDPGRPPIIELKEHYLPLRQWIQDILAEYRQRYPEAQSIATHMLGILFARLARLVYYPPAPVPDKRPSHAAVPTAKRYMEENYYTDITLATLAKLTYVNEYHLAHLFKDEVGISPIQYLIQCRMEVAKRYLQTTGLPLRDIAERVGYKSETSFLTLFKRMTGTTPGKYRSMTQQPPDGQP, from the coding sequence ATGGAAGGAGATTCGCTGTTTTTGAGCCCGCCCGTCTTCATAGACGGCTTCGCCATCGAGAAGACGGACGACGACCCGTTCGTCTTCCCCCTTCATAGACATGACAGCAACAGCGAGCTGCTCTTGATTATCGAAGGCGAAGGGGCATTCGGAATTGACGGCCGCACGTACAAGGCCAAGGCCGGGACGATGCTCTTCTATCACCGAGGGGTATGGCATGAGGAACGTTCCATTCGCCATCCCTTCAAGGCTCTGTTTCTTGCATTCAACGAACTGCAGCTCCGTGGGCTTCCCGCCGATTATTTTCTCGATCCCGGGAGGCCTCCGATCATCGAATTGAAGGAGCACTATCTGCCGCTCAGACAATGGATACAGGATATACTGGCGGAATACAGGCAGAGGTATCCGGAGGCGCAGTCGATAGCCACGCATATGCTCGGCATCCTCTTTGCCCGCCTTGCCCGGCTAGTCTACTACCCTCCCGCCCCCGTACCAGATAAGAGGCCTTCCCATGCAGCCGTCCCGACCGCAAAGCGGTATATGGAGGAAAACTATTATACGGACATCACTCTGGCGACATTAGCCAAATTGACGTACGTCAACGAATATCACCTTGCCCACCTGTTCAAGGACGAGGTCGGAATCAGCCCGATCCAATATCTTATCCAATGCCGCATGGAGGTTGCCAAGCGCTACTTGCAAACTACCGGGCTGCCGCTGAGGGACATTGCAGAACGGGTAGGTTACAAGAGCGAGACGTCCTTCCTCACTCTCTTCAAGAGAATGACGGGAACGACACCCGGCAAGTACCGCAGCATGACGCAGCAGCCTCCTGACGGTCAGCCGTGA
- a CDS encoding SDR family NAD(P)-dependent oxidoreductase, translated as MRLQGKVILITGAASGIGRSSAILFASEGAKVIVNDLSEEKGEETAAEIRAAGGEAVYMKADVTDPASVSPMVDEILKQFGHIDVLFNNAGISGVGALHEIEPDMWDRVVNVNIRGVYVPSKYVLPHMMERKSGSIINMSSCIAEIGLGKRAVYAATKGAVLSLTKSMQVDYAPYNIRVNALLPGTILTPFVEKYLRESYDNPEEAYEGLKKRQLSGDLGRPEDVAKAALFLASDESKFMMGSPLYIDGGVTSGKNA; from the coding sequence ATGAGATTGCAAGGCAAAGTAATTCTGATTACCGGAGCAGCATCAGGCATCGGCAGGAGCAGCGCGATATTATTCGCTTCGGAAGGGGCGAAAGTAATCGTTAACGATTTGTCGGAGGAGAAAGGCGAAGAGACGGCAGCGGAAATTCGTGCAGCCGGCGGGGAAGCGGTGTACATGAAAGCCGACGTAACTGATCCTGCATCCGTCAGTCCGATGGTGGACGAGATCCTGAAGCAATTCGGGCATATCGATGTCCTGTTCAACAATGCGGGGATTAGCGGCGTCGGGGCGCTTCATGAGATTGAGCCGGATATGTGGGACCGCGTTGTAAACGTTAACATTCGCGGCGTCTATGTCCCGAGCAAATATGTCCTGCCGCATATGATGGAGCGCAAGTCGGGCTCGATCATTAACATGTCGTCCTGCATCGCCGAGATCGGGCTGGGCAAGCGTGCCGTGTATGCTGCGACCAAGGGCGCGGTTCTGTCGCTGACCAAGTCGATGCAGGTCGATTACGCGCCTTATAATATCCGGGTCAATGCGCTGCTGCCGGGAACCATTCTGACGCCGTTCGTCGAAAAGTATCTTCGCGAATCCTACGATAATCCGGAGGAAGCATACGAAGGGCTGAAGAAGCGCCAGCTTAGCGGCGATTTGGGCCGTCCCGAGGATGTGGCCAAGGCGGCGCTGTTCCTCGCCTCGGACGAGTCGAAATTCATGATGGGCTCGCCGCTCTACATCGATGGCGGCGTGACGTCCGGCAAGAACGCTTAA
- a CDS encoding AI-2E family transporter — protein sequence MPNSKFFRFGYGILLIFLIIWVGVKINFIFHPLAVMFQTLFAPLLIAGIGYYLLRPIVQLLTRKRVPRTLAILTVYLAITCLLALLFIFVYPMIKRQFNDLAASLPSLLQTAISKVNQLAGSEWFNKLLENFDLNLQQLTAKASEFAMILVDLLGTNITYVIGFVTNLVLLAVVVPFILFYVLKDGEKMSGGLVKLLPEKNRKDGRKLLSEMDETISLYVRGQITVAICVGVLLLIGYLIIGLNYAVLLALAAMMTNVIPYVGAFIAAAPAVLIAMGDSPGMVVKVLIVTIVAQQIESNLVSPQIMGKTLEIHPLTIILLLLVVGTLTGPVGLLLAVPTYAVTKIVVTNVYRFIKLRNSNPVP from the coding sequence GTGCCTAACTCCAAATTTTTTCGTTTCGGGTACGGAATTTTACTGATTTTCCTCATTATTTGGGTCGGAGTAAAAATTAATTTTATTTTTCATCCTCTGGCCGTCATGTTCCAGACGCTGTTTGCCCCGCTGCTGATCGCGGGCATAGGCTATTATTTGCTGCGCCCGATCGTCCAGCTGCTGACCCGCAAGCGCGTACCGCGAACGCTCGCCATTCTCACCGTCTACCTGGCGATTACCTGTCTGCTTGCGCTGCTGTTCATCTTCGTGTATCCGATGATCAAGCGCCAATTCAACGATCTGGCCGCGAGCTTGCCGTCGCTTCTCCAGACGGCGATCTCCAAAGTCAACCAGCTTGCCGGCAGCGAATGGTTTAACAAATTGCTGGAGAACTTCGATCTGAATCTCCAACAGCTCACTGCCAAGGCTTCCGAATTTGCCATGATTCTGGTCGACCTGCTTGGCACCAACATTACGTATGTCATCGGCTTCGTGACCAATCTGGTCCTGCTCGCGGTCGTCGTTCCGTTCATCCTCTTCTACGTGCTTAAGGACGGCGAGAAGATGTCCGGAGGGCTTGTGAAGCTCCTGCCGGAGAAGAACCGGAAGGACGGCCGGAAGCTGTTATCCGAGATGGATGAAACGATCAGTCTTTATGTCCGCGGACAAATAACCGTTGCGATCTGCGTCGGCGTGCTGCTGCTTATCGGCTATTTGATTATCGGACTCAACTATGCGGTGCTACTGGCCCTTGCCGCCATGATGACGAACGTTATTCCTTACGTGGGCGCCTTCATCGCCGCCGCACCGGCCGTGCTCATTGCAATGGGGGACTCGCCTGGTATGGTGGTGAAGGTGCTGATTGTCACCATCGTAGCCCAACAGATCGAAAGCAACCTCGTCTCGCCGCAAATCATGGGCAAGACGCTGGAGATTCACCCGCTAACGATCATCCTTCTCCTTCTGGTCGTCGGCACGCTTACAGGACCGGTCGGCTTGCTGCTTGCCGTTCCGACCTATGCGGTTACCAAGATCGTCGTTACGAACGTGTACCGCTTCATCAAGCTTCGAAATTCGAACCCGGTTCCATAA
- the melA gene encoding alpha-galactosidase, with translation MRKIAIIGAGSVVFCKTLMLDIMATPALAETEFVLMAPSTTKTSQVKAFADKVIAENGLKSKVSVTTDRREALRDANYVICSFQVGGVSAFELDYTIPKKYGVDQCIGDTLGPGGVFRALRSIPVILDTAKDMEELCPNATLLNYVNPMAMICWALGETNVKFVGLCHGVQTTLDLISGYVGIPKQEIDYVSAGINHMGWFTKLSHEGKDLYPLLRDKFEEPEFYVNEKVRGEVFRHFGYFMTESTGHLSEYVPWFRKNQKALDLYCDEPSFGGESGAYYKWCTYVADKYREQDVLADEPTALPPRSVEYCAYIIEALETGKTFKFNGNIRNDGMITNLPDECCAEGPIFADRTGLNRTIVGDLPPQCAALNMTNINVQRLTVLAAKSGDPETVVQAIALDPLTSSVLTLKEIRDMVTEMLEAEREWLPQFAGKLPRPTPTITIPADVERAEVPIDPALAIFSRFGDLAK, from the coding sequence ATGCGGAAAATAGCCATTATCGGTGCAGGCAGCGTTGTCTTTTGCAAAACGTTAATGTTGGACATTATGGCCACCCCGGCGCTCGCAGAAACGGAATTCGTGCTGATGGCGCCATCTACAACCAAGACGTCGCAGGTTAAAGCTTTTGCCGATAAAGTGATTGCCGAGAACGGATTGAAGTCGAAGGTGTCGGTTACTACCGACCGCAGGGAAGCGCTGCGGGACGCCAATTATGTCATTTGCTCTTTTCAGGTAGGAGGCGTGTCGGCCTTCGAGCTCGATTATACGATTCCGAAGAAGTACGGTGTCGACCAATGTATTGGGGATACGCTCGGACCAGGCGGCGTATTCCGTGCGCTTCGCAGCATTCCTGTCATTCTCGATACCGCGAAGGATATGGAGGAGTTGTGCCCGAATGCGACCCTGCTCAACTACGTGAATCCCATGGCGATGATCTGCTGGGCGCTGGGCGAGACGAACGTTAAGTTCGTCGGTCTGTGTCACGGGGTACAGACGACGCTTGACCTCATTTCCGGCTATGTCGGCATTCCTAAGCAGGAAATTGATTATGTATCCGCAGGCATTAACCATATGGGCTGGTTTACGAAGCTGTCGCATGAAGGCAAGGACCTGTATCCGCTGCTTCGCGATAAATTCGAAGAACCGGAATTTTATGTGAACGAGAAGGTGCGCGGGGAAGTGTTCCGGCACTTCGGATATTTTATGACCGAGTCGACAGGCCACTTGTCCGAATACGTGCCCTGGTTCCGGAAGAATCAGAAGGCGCTCGACCTGTATTGCGACGAGCCTTCCTTCGGCGGTGAATCCGGCGCGTATTACAAATGGTGCACCTATGTTGCAGACAAGTACCGCGAGCAGGATGTTCTGGCCGATGAGCCGACCGCATTGCCGCCGCGCAGCGTCGAATACTGCGCGTATATCATCGAAGCGCTGGAGACCGGGAAGACATTCAAATTTAACGGCAATATCCGCAACGACGGCATGATCACGAATTTGCCGGACGAGTGCTGCGCCGAAGGCCCGATATTCGCCGACCGGACCGGCCTGAACCGGACGATCGTCGGTGATCTGCCGCCGCAGTGCGCGGCGCTCAACATGACGAATATCAATGTCCAGCGGTTAACGGTTCTGGCGGCGAAGAGCGGCGATCCGGAGACGGTCGTGCAGGCTATTGCGCTCGATCCGCTCACTTCATCCGTCCTCACGCTGAAGGAAATCCGCGACATGGTGACGGAGATGCTGGAAGCCGAGCGGGAATGGCTGCCGCAATTCGCGGGCAAGCTGCCGCGGCCGACCCCGACCATCACGATTCCGGCGGATGTTGAGCGGGCTGAAGTGCCGATTGATCCGGCGCTGGCGATCTTCTCGCGTTTCGGCGATTTGGCGAAGTAG
- a CDS encoding FG-GAP repeat domain-containing protein, whose translation MLQFNKRLLADEKYEACAVFDVNGDGIPDIVSGAYWYEGPDYSRRHPVCEVEPVDGYHDDFSDYPMDVDGDGRLDIITGAWWGKTLRWRKNPGVTGEEWQTYDIDECGSIETIRYLDIDGCGVPEIFPNTPGEPQAFYKLVRDDQGRGTGQFLKFVIGEGASGHGMGFADINGDGRMDIVLHDGWLEQPEDPFQTPWTFHREFSLGSASVPVIGYDVNGDGLVDLIVGQAHDYGLHWYEQQRAADGSRTWIKHEIDMSGSQVHDLWLVDIDLDGEPELITGKRYRAHNDGDPGAHDPVGLYYYKVNGGRFDKHVIDYGPAGVASGAGIYFWVQDLTGNGYPDIVAPGKDGLYLFENLGPEGLES comes from the coding sequence GTGCTTCAGTTTAATAAACGGTTGTTGGCAGATGAGAAGTACGAGGCTTGCGCAGTCTTTGACGTGAACGGCGACGGGATCCCGGATATTGTAAGCGGTGCCTATTGGTATGAAGGGCCGGATTACAGCCGTCGCCATCCGGTCTGCGAGGTGGAGCCGGTGGATGGGTATCATGACGACTTCAGCGACTATCCGATGGATGTCGACGGGGACGGCCGTCTGGATATCATTACGGGCGCATGGTGGGGAAAGACGCTGAGATGGCGCAAGAACCCCGGCGTCACGGGCGAAGAGTGGCAGACGTATGACATTGACGAATGCGGCAGCATCGAGACGATTCGTTATCTGGATATCGACGGATGCGGCGTGCCGGAGATCTTCCCGAATACGCCGGGCGAGCCGCAAGCGTTCTATAAGCTGGTTCGCGACGATCAAGGCCGCGGGACCGGACAATTTCTGAAGTTCGTTATCGGTGAAGGCGCAAGCGGGCACGGCATGGGGTTTGCCGACATTAACGGCGATGGCCGCATGGATATCGTGCTGCATGACGGCTGGCTGGAGCAGCCGGAGGATCCGTTCCAAACGCCATGGACGTTCCATCGCGAGTTCTCGCTTGGTTCGGCCAGCGTACCGGTTATCGGCTATGACGTGAACGGGGACGGTCTGGTTGACTTGATTGTCGGGCAAGCCCATGACTACGGTCTGCATTGGTATGAGCAGCAGCGCGCGGCAGACGGCAGCAGGACCTGGATCAAGCATGAGATCGACATGAGCGGCTCGCAGGTGCATGATCTATGGCTTGTGGATATCGACCTTGACGGCGAGCCCGAGCTTATTACGGGCAAGCGGTACCGCGCCCATAACGACGGCGATCCCGGAGCGCATGATCCGGTCGGTCTTTACTATTATAAAGTGAATGGCGGCCGTTTCGACAAGCATGTGATCGATTACGGTCCTGCGGGCGTGGCATCGGGTGCGGGCATATATTTCTGGGTGCAGGATTTAACCGGCAACGGTTATCCGGATATCGTGGCACCGGGCAAGGATGGACTGTATTTATTCGAAAACTTGGGGCCGGAGGGATTAGAGTCATGA
- a CDS encoding fumarylacetoacetate hydrolase family protein → MKLVTVMQDGKPALGVKTEAGIIDIAAALAVQPAGGQVPQDVMAVIEGGSEAVAALQAYVDGLPAGDAAYVLDEEAVEWGPCVTRPNKIICVGLNYRKHAEETNAPIPEYPILFNKFNNTLTGHKKDIAVPKVTEKLDYEAELVIVIGKRAKYVPQEQALDHVFGYAAVNDLSARDLQLRTQQWLLGKTCDDFSPLGPYLVTADEVGNPNDLVIKSIVNGEVRQNSNTADMIFKCDEIVSYISQHMTLAPGDIILTGTPEGVVMGYPPEKQVYVKPGDVVTIEIEKLGSLTNRFVEEA, encoded by the coding sequence ATGAAACTCGTAACCGTTATGCAGGATGGAAAGCCCGCATTGGGCGTAAAGACGGAAGCCGGCATTATCGATATTGCTGCAGCATTGGCGGTGCAGCCTGCCGGCGGACAAGTGCCTCAGGATGTTATGGCCGTCATTGAAGGCGGCAGCGAAGCGGTTGCCGCTCTGCAAGCTTATGTAGACGGTTTGCCTGCGGGCGATGCCGCTTATGTGCTTGACGAAGAAGCGGTTGAATGGGGGCCTTGCGTCACACGCCCGAACAAGATCATCTGCGTCGGACTCAACTACCGCAAGCATGCCGAAGAAACGAATGCGCCGATTCCTGAATATCCGATCCTGTTCAATAAATTCAATAACACGCTCACCGGCCACAAGAAAGATATCGCCGTTCCGAAGGTAACCGAGAAGCTCGATTATGAAGCTGAGCTCGTTATCGTAATCGGCAAGCGCGCCAAATATGTGCCGCAGGAGCAAGCGCTGGATCATGTCTTCGGCTATGCCGCCGTTAACGACTTGTCTGCGCGCGACCTGCAGCTGCGCACGCAGCAATGGCTGCTAGGCAAAACCTGCGACGATTTCAGCCCTCTCGGCCCCTACCTGGTCACTGCGGATGAAGTCGGCAACCCGAACGATCTTGTGATCAAGTCGATCGTGAACGGTGAAGTCCGTCAGAACTCCAATACTGCGGATATGATTTTCAAGTGCGACGAAATTGTCAGCTACATCTCGCAGCACATGACACTTGCGCCCGGAGATATTATTCTGACCGGCACGCCGGAAGGCGTCGTTATGGGCTATCCGCCGGAAAAACAAGTGTATGTGAAGCCAGGCGACGTCGTAACGATCGAGATCGAGAAGCTGGGAAGCCTTACCAACCGTTTCGTTGAAGAAGCTTAA
- a CDS encoding IclR family transcriptional regulator, producing the protein MADKPKYWVPALEKAHLVLRVLAEEPGKYKLIELSRMLDFNKSSMFSLLQTMESLQWVIREVSGSYAVGPVLSDFGYSYMQRFDVKEQFRQEAAITRDRLGETVQLAKLSGADVFYLEKVEAPSPVRLVSEPGMRFPAYATALGKAMLAYEPEDRLQRIFADVEFKPLTAHTVPDVEGLQRSLIAVREQGYAVDMQEAVMGFNCIAAPVLNRRGEAVYAVSCSMPVHCWKDKADAAKREICELAERLSN; encoded by the coding sequence ATGGCGGACAAACCGAAATATTGGGTGCCTGCGCTGGAGAAGGCCCATCTTGTCCTTCGCGTTCTGGCGGAGGAGCCCGGGAAATACAAGCTGATCGAGCTGTCCCGCATGCTGGATTTTAACAAGAGCTCCATGTTCTCGCTGCTGCAAACCATGGAATCGCTTCAATGGGTCATCCGGGAGGTTAGCGGTTCCTACGCCGTCGGTCCGGTACTGTCGGATTTCGGTTATTCCTACATGCAGCGCTTCGATGTGAAGGAGCAGTTCCGTCAGGAAGCGGCAATAACCCGGGACCGGCTGGGGGAAACCGTGCAATTGGCCAAATTGTCGGGAGCGGATGTCTTTTACCTGGAGAAGGTGGAAGCGCCGTCGCCTGTCCGTCTCGTATCGGAGCCCGGTATGCGTTTTCCCGCTTATGCGACGGCACTCGGCAAGGCGATGCTGGCCTACGAACCGGAAGATCGATTGCAGCGGATATTCGCCGATGTGGAGTTCAAACCGCTGACGGCGCATACGGTACCGGATGTCGAGGGACTGCAGCGATCGTTAATTGCGGTTAGGGAGCAGGGTTATGCGGTCGATATGCAGGAAGCGGTAATGGGGTTTAATTGCATTGCGGCACCGGTATTGAACCGGCGGGGCGAAGCGGTCTACGCTGTAAGCTGCTCGATGCCCGTACATTGCTGGAAGGATAAAGCCGATGCGGCCAAGCGCGAAATATGCGAGCTGGCTGAGCGGCTTTCCAACTAA
- a CDS encoding Gfo/Idh/MocA family protein, giving the protein MSKLRIGFVGVGGMGQMAHLSNYAVLKDQCEVVALAEPRPQMAQLIAQRYGVPEVYENHLQLIEKAKVDAIVAPQPYRHHPVLISDILRAGIPVLTEKPLCLTVEAGEELVRIGEEKGVLHMIGYHKRSDPAMEYAKKRVDEWKASGACGKMRYIRVTMPPGDWVGGADMPLGTSEPYPAITLEGGPADYTDEQTRMLDSFVNYYIHQVNAIRFFLGESYRLTFGDRAGVLLVGESDSGVTVTLEMAPYSTSAEWHEQVLVAFEQGYVKVELPPPLARQRAGEVTVLMDNGKDEAQHIRPVMPNVSAMRNQAVNFLAAVRGERPAPCAAKEALEDLKLAKDYIDFMIRNR; this is encoded by the coding sequence ATGAGTAAATTGCGTATTGGTTTTGTTGGCGTTGGCGGAATGGGGCAAATGGCGCATCTGTCGAACTACGCCGTTCTTAAGGATCAATGTGAAGTCGTGGCACTCGCGGAGCCGCGCCCGCAGATGGCGCAATTGATCGCGCAGCGCTACGGCGTGCCGGAAGTATACGAGAATCATCTGCAGCTGATCGAGAAGGCGAAGGTAGACGCGATTGTGGCGCCTCAGCCATACCGCCACCATCCGGTGCTGATCTCGGATATATTGCGCGCCGGCATTCCGGTATTGACGGAGAAGCCGCTGTGCCTGACCGTCGAAGCGGGCGAAGAGCTTGTGCGGATCGGGGAGGAGAAGGGCGTTCTTCATATGATCGGGTATCATAAACGTTCGGATCCCGCGATGGAATATGCGAAGAAGCGCGTGGATGAATGGAAAGCCAGCGGCGCATGCGGCAAGATGCGCTACATTCGCGTCACGATGCCGCCCGGCGATTGGGTGGGCGGTGCGGATATGCCGCTCGGCACCAGCGAGCCGTATCCGGCGATCACGCTCGAAGGAGGTCCTGCGGATTATACCGACGAGCAGACCCGGATGCTGGATTCCTTCGTAAATTACTACATTCATCAAGTGAACGCCATCCGTTTCTTCCTTGGCGAGTCTTATCGTTTGACATTCGGGGACCGCGCAGGCGTTCTGCTCGTCGGAGAGAGCGACAGCGGCGTCACCGTGACGCTGGAGATGGCACCTTACAGTACATCGGCCGAATGGCATGAGCAGGTACTGGTCGCGTTCGAGCAGGGCTACGTGAAGGTAGAGCTTCCGCCGCCGCTTGCGCGGCAGCGCGCCGGAGAGGTAACCGTTCTTATGGACAACGGGAAAGACGAAGCGCAGCATATCCGCCCCGTCATGCCTAACGTGTCGGCGATGCGCAATCAAGCGGTCAATTTCCTGGCGGCTGTCCGCGGGGAGCGTCCTGCTCCTTGCGCGGCTAAGGAAGCTCTGGAAGATTTGAAGCTGGCCAAGGACTACATCGACTTTATGATTCGGAACCGATGA